Proteins encoded by one window of Candidatus Deferrimicrobiaceae bacterium:
- the aroB gene encoding 3-dehydroquinate synthase produces MNEGILTVSLGDRSYDIFFANGVFPLFQEWVGRFFRGDAVFVVTDRTVFSIYGKDIQKWLSGIPHHVFSLPPGEGEKHGDTVREIYSFLAGKGAGRDSLVVAFGGGVVGDLAGFAAATFLRGMPYVQIPTTLLSQVDSSVGGKTGYNLPEGKNLVGAFHQPRAVFIDPTFLLTLDDRNLRAGMAEVVKCAFAGVPSLLESVAARAGSWRKMSGEAWINVIRSALAFKAGVVERDEREASTRRILNLGHTIGHALEQASGYWRLLHGEAVAMGMAWEAVFSRRQGVTPPGVERQMIDLLLAMGFTIDDPGIPLPAIAAAIGMDKKRMLSNIDMPLVTGPGSCVLRPIPVSLLREDLPAIRDEIRKILRERAGAAVPEKRRAPEYEEVRAPLPGPADTLPSISTLERRVVVDPRDADAMIALAEAYRRAGNLAGAWETIKEVLHQHPSSARAQHVAREIERNMKEGHPVTGESPSPLLEDVLILEEGAFELRPADRRDDIREERVVAPGPPAPGPPDTTEGTPSLGGGETVRTVTMASVYWDQGKQEEASRIIEGILRENPMDPRALAWKEAREGKRPRERGKEAENALTGFLEKVAKEYGYDVPRHH; encoded by the coding sequence GTGAACGAGGGAATCCTCACCGTTTCGCTGGGAGACCGTTCCTATGACATCTTCTTCGCGAACGGGGTGTTTCCCCTCTTCCAGGAGTGGGTGGGCCGGTTCTTCCGGGGCGACGCCGTTTTCGTCGTGACGGACAGGACCGTCTTCTCCATCTACGGCAAAGACATCCAGAAGTGGCTCTCGGGGATCCCGCACCATGTGTTCTCCCTCCCTCCCGGCGAGGGGGAAAAGCACGGGGATACGGTACGGGAGATCTACTCCTTTCTCGCCGGCAAGGGGGCGGGGAGGGACTCGCTCGTCGTGGCGTTCGGAGGGGGGGTCGTGGGAGACCTTGCCGGGTTTGCCGCCGCCACCTTCCTTCGGGGGATGCCCTACGTGCAGATTCCCACCACGCTCCTTTCGCAGGTGGACAGCAGCGTCGGCGGGAAGACGGGGTACAACCTCCCGGAAGGGAAAAACCTCGTGGGCGCGTTTCACCAGCCCCGGGCGGTGTTCATCGATCCGACCTTTCTCCTCACGCTGGACGACCGGAACCTGCGCGCCGGCATGGCGGAAGTCGTGAAATGCGCCTTCGCCGGAGTCCCCTCCCTGCTCGAATCGGTCGCGGCCCGCGCGGGGAGCTGGAGGAAGATGTCCGGCGAGGCATGGATCAACGTCATCCGCAGCGCCTTGGCGTTCAAGGCCGGGGTGGTGGAGCGGGACGAAAGGGAAGCCTCCACCCGCCGGATCCTGAATCTCGGGCACACGATCGGACACGCGCTCGAGCAGGCCTCCGGCTACTGGCGCCTCCTTCACGGGGAGGCCGTCGCGATGGGAATGGCCTGGGAGGCCGTGTTTTCCCGCCGGCAGGGGGTGACGCCCCCGGGGGTGGAAAGGCAGATGATCGACCTGCTCCTCGCGATGGGGTTCACCATCGACGACCCCGGGATTCCGCTCCCGGCGATCGCCGCCGCGATCGGGATGGACAAGAAGAGGATGTTGTCGAACATCGACATGCCGCTCGTGACCGGCCCGGGCTCCTGTGTCCTTCGGCCCATCCCCGTATCCCTTCTCCGGGAGGATTTGCCCGCCATTCGGGACGAGATCCGGAAAATCTTGCGGGAACGGGCGGGGGCGGCGGTGCCCGAGAAGCGGCGTGCCCCGGAATATGAGGAGGTCCGAGCCCCTCTTCCCGGTCCGGCCGACACCCTGCCTTCGATATCCACGCTGGAACGGAGAGTGGTGGTGGATCCGAGGGACGCGGATGCGATGATTGCGCTCGCGGAGGCATACCGCCGGGCAGGCAATCTCGCCGGGGCGTGGGAGACGATCAAGGAGGTGTTGCACCAGCACCCTTCCTCCGCGAGGGCGCAGCACGTCGCACGGGAGATCGAGCGGAACATGAAGGAGGGCCATCCTGTGACCGGGGAGAGTCCATCCCCCCTTCTCGAGGACGTCCTCATCCTGGAGGAGGGGGCGTTCGAGCTTCGCCCCGCCGACCGGCGGGACGACATTCGCGAGGAACGCGTCGTCGCCCCCGGGCCCCCGGCGCCCGGACCGCCTGACACGACGGAGGGGACTCCCTCGTTGGGTGGGGGGGAGACGGTCAGGACGGTCACGATGGCGAGCGTTTACTGGGACCAGGGAAAGCAGGAGGAGGCGAGCCGGATCATCGAGGGGATTCTCAGGGAAAATCCTATGGACCCGCGGGCTCTGGCGTGGAAGGAGGCTCGCGAGGGAAAGCGGCCGAGGGAGAGGGGAAAAGAGGCGGAGAACGCCCTGACCGGTTTTCTCGAGAAGGTGGCGAAGGAGTACGGATATGACGTTCCGCGACATCATTGA
- a CDS encoding shikimate kinase — protein sequence MRGRGIPRGAVLVGFMGAGKSSVGEEVARRLGAEFVDVDDRIEAGAGKRVQEIFASEGEQAFRERERNAIRDAVSVPGRVIATGGGAFLDTENRRALKGYAPVIFLDVSPACALERLEGDTSRPLLSGEDREKAVTELMAKRRPAYLEADFRVNTEHLPPDRVAEEVLLLLSPETRSDPPGEGAAKERRRG from the coding sequence ATGAGGGGCCGTGGGATCCCCCGGGGAGCCGTCCTGGTGGGATTCATGGGAGCCGGGAAGAGTTCCGTGGGGGAAGAGGTCGCCAGACGTCTCGGCGCGGAGTTCGTCGACGTGGACGACCGGATCGAGGCCGGTGCGGGAAAAAGAGTACAGGAAATCTTCGCCTCGGAAGGGGAGCAGGCGTTCCGGGAAAGGGAGCGCAACGCCATCCGGGATGCCGTATCGGTCCCGGGCCGGGTGATCGCGACCGGGGGAGGAGCGTTTCTGGACACCGAAAACCGGCGGGCGCTCAAGGGCTATGCGCCTGTGATCTTTCTCGATGTTTCCCCCGCCTGCGCGCTCGAGCGCCTGGAAGGCGACACGTCCCGTCCCCTCCTTTCCGGGGAGGACCGGGAGAAGGCGGTAACGGAACTGATGGCAAAGCGCCGTCCGGCCTATCTGGAAGCGGATTTCCGGGTGAACACGGAGCATCTGCCGCCGGACCGGGTGGCCGAAGAAGTGCTCCTGCTTCTCTCCCCGGAGACGAGAAGCGACCCGCCGGGGGAAGGCGCCGCAAAAGAAAGGAGAAGGGGGTGA
- the aroC gene encoding chorismate synthase: MFTFRTAGETHGPALIAVVEGLPAGMPFDRSAVDRELARRQVGYGRGERMQIEKDEVEVLSGVRFGRTLGGPVAMLVRNRDWENWREKMAQEGEGKGIPPLTTVRPGHADLPGVLKYGHRDVRDVLERASARETAARVAAGALARMVLRDVGVEIAGHVVSIGRVRVSREVPGCWDLAAASEKSDLRMADPVAARKAAAVIDRAKKAGSTVGGTVEVIARGVPPGLGSYVSWDKRLDGRLAHALMSIPAIKGVEIGGGFPLTALSGDAVHDEVFPGKGRGKRLFRGMSLPFHRKTNRAGGIEGGMTNGDPVVVQAAMKPIPTQSNPLRTVTIGNWKRAKAHRERSDVCAVPACSVVAEAMVAIVLASAFLEKFGGDSMSEIHYNYSGYLRRIGCR, translated from the coding sequence TTGTTCACGTTCCGCACGGCCGGGGAGACCCACGGCCCGGCTCTGATCGCCGTTGTCGAGGGGCTTCCCGCCGGAATGCCGTTCGATCGGTCGGCCGTAGACCGCGAGCTTGCCCGCAGACAGGTCGGATACGGACGCGGGGAGCGGATGCAGATCGAGAAGGACGAGGTGGAGGTTCTCTCCGGGGTCCGGTTCGGCAGGACGCTCGGAGGGCCGGTGGCCATGCTGGTGCGCAACCGGGACTGGGAGAACTGGCGGGAGAAGATGGCCCAGGAGGGGGAAGGCAAAGGGATTCCCCCCCTGACGACGGTACGCCCCGGACACGCCGATCTCCCGGGGGTGCTCAAATACGGTCACCGGGACGTCCGCGACGTGCTGGAAAGGGCGAGCGCGAGGGAGACGGCGGCCCGGGTCGCGGCGGGGGCTCTGGCGCGGATGGTGTTGCGGGATGTGGGTGTGGAGATCGCGGGGCACGTCGTCTCGATCGGAAGGGTCCGCGTTTCCCGTGAAGTTCCGGGATGCTGGGATCTGGCTGCCGCATCGGAGAAAAGCGACCTGCGGATGGCCGATCCCGTCGCCGCCCGGAAGGCGGCCGCGGTAATCGACAGGGCGAAGAAGGCGGGAAGCACGGTCGGGGGAACGGTGGAGGTAATCGCTCGCGGGGTGCCTCCCGGGCTCGGCTCTTATGTCTCCTGGGACAAAAGGCTCGACGGGCGGCTGGCGCACGCCCTGATGAGCATACCGGCCATCAAGGGAGTCGAGATCGGGGGGGGCTTTCCCCTGACAGCGCTTTCCGGGGATGCCGTGCACGACGAAGTCTTTCCGGGGAAGGGGCGGGGGAAACGGCTGTTCCGCGGGATGTCCCTCCCGTTCCACCGGAAAACGAACCGGGCGGGAGGGATCGAGGGGGGGATGACAAACGGCGATCCCGTGGTCGTGCAGGCCGCCATGAAGCCGATCCCTACCCAGTCGAATCCCCTGCGCACGGTGACCATCGGAAACTGGAAACGGGCCAAAGCGCACCGCGAGCGAAGCGACGTCTGTGCCGTGCCGGCATGCTCGGTGGTCGCCGAGGCCATGGTGGCCATCGTCCTGGCGTCCGCCTTCCTGGAGAAATTCGGGGGGGACTCGATGTCCGAGATTCACTATAATTATTCCGGTTACCTGCGCCGGATCGGATGCCGATGA